Within Anaerolineae bacterium, the genomic segment TATGGGTTGGGCCAGCATCAGCACGGCCGGCTGGATCAGAAGGGGATTGTGGTTGACCTGTATCAATACAATACCGAGGTCTGTATCCCCTTCGTACTATCGAGCCGAGGATATGGCTTCCTATGGAACAATCCGGCCGTGGGGCGAGTGGAATTGGGCCGGAATCAGACCCGTTGGGTAGCTGAGGCGACGCCGCAGATGGATTACTGGATCACGGCTGGCGATACGCCGGCGGAGATCATGGCCCGCTATGCCGACGCTACCGGTCATGTGCCACTCTTACCGAAGTGGGCAGCGGGTTTTTGGCAATCTAAACTGCGCTACCGCACCCAGGAGGAGTTGCTCTCCATCGCGCGAGAGTACAAGCGTCGTGGCCTGCCCTTGTCGGTCATCGTTATAGACTTCTTCCATTGGACAAAACAGGGGGATTGGCAATTCGACCCCAAGTGCTGGCCAGACCCGGCAGAGATGGTACGCGAATTAGAGGAGATGGGTGTCAAATTGATGGTTTCCATCTGGCCCACCGTCAACCCGGCCAGCGCCAACTTCGAAAAGATGCGGCGGTGTGGATTACTGCTTCGCACCGAGCGCGGCGTTCCGGCGATGATGCTCTTCACGGACACTGGGTTTGAAAGCCCCGTATACGTACACAACTACGATCCTACCCATCCGGAGGCGCGGCGCTTCATCTGGGAGCGGGCGCGTGAGGGCTACTACCGACATGGGATCAAGCTCTGGTGGCTCGATGCTTGCGAGCCGGAGATCCGCCATGGAGACCATGGGCATCTGCGTTTCCATATCGGCAATGGCTTGGCAGTAGCAAACATTTATCCCCTGATGCATCAGCGCGCCTTCTACGAGGGGATGCGCGCCGAGGGGGAAGAGGAAATCATCACCCTCTGCCGGTCAGCGTGGGCGGGAAGCCAGCGGTATGCGGCGGCGGTCTGGTCCGGGGACATCCGGTCTACCTTCGAGGCACTGCAGGCTCAGGTCCCCGCTGGGATGAACATTGGCCTGAGCGGCATCCCCTGGTGGACCACGGATATCGGCGGCTTCCTAGATGGTGACCCTGAATCGCCTTACTTTCGCGAACTCATCGTGCGCTGGTTCCAGTACGGTGCTTTCTGCCCACTCTTTCGCTTACATGGCTTTCGGAAGCCAACCAGCGGCTGGCACACTGGGGGTCCCAATGAAGTATGGTCCTTCGGCAGCGAAGCCTATGCCATCATTAAAGAACTGCTCTTCCTGCGCGAGCGATTGCGACCTTACATTATGGAGCAAATGCGCTTGGCTCATGAGCAAGGCATCCCGCCGATGCGCCCGCTCTTCTTCGACTTCCCCGAGGACAAAGACAGCTGGGCTATAGAGGACCAGTTCATGTTCGGACCTGACCTGCTTGTAGCCCCAGTACTCCACGAGGGAGCTCGTCGCCGCGAGATCTATTTGCCTAACGGAGCGACCTGGGCCGACGCTTGGACGGGCGAAGCGTTTGATGGCGGTCGGTGGATCAGGGCCGAGGCTCCATTGGAGCGAATCCCCCTTTTTCTACGCGAGAACGCAAAGTTGCCTATCCGCGTTTAAATAGCAACTTCGCTACTGCGGCAGGTACCTATACTTCTATTCATCTACTGCAAACCGGAAAGAAGGTGATTTGACTCTATTTTGCCATATTAAGCCTAACAAGCAAGCACCACATGCACTTGACACCGCAAAGCCCGTTTGGTATAATGGCAAAGGGAAAGGCATGAAAAGCTTCCTTATCCCTATGATGCCGTAAGCGAAGTGGGAGCTGAGGCAGGGAGTGTCCATGTGCTGAACTACGGAAACAGAGGGGTAAAATCCCTCTATGAGGTAAAGCATATGGCACACTGAGGAGAGAACAGGCTGGGAGCCTGAGCTCGTATGGAAGCCCAAAAGCCTCGGTGGAAGCGGATGGCACACCGAGGTTTTTGTTGCTATATGTTATTATGCTATAATGGAAACGGACACCAAACGCTATCGTGTAAAAATATCCGGACATAGAAGGAGGTGAGTCCCCATTACAGTTGAGCTGCGACCAGGAGAATCTGCGGATAGTCTCCTGAAACGGTTTCGGAAAGCGGTAACAGAAGAGCGGATCCTGAGCACAGTACGCAAAAAGCGCTGGTTCACCCCCAAGAGCGAACTCAGGCGTCTAAAGCGCAAGAAGGCCATCCGCAAAGCCCGTCGAGCAGCTCGTAAGCGAGCTGAGCTAGAGTAAACCCAGAAGGGCGCGTCCCTGCCTTGAGGTGGAAGTGATGCGCCCTTAGGTCCGACTGTCGAGGAATACCGCGCGATGGCGAAGACAGAGGAGAAAATCTCGGTTGAGGGCACGATCGTAGAAGCGTTGCCCAACGCTACTTTTCGCGTCGAGCTTGACAACGGCCACGAGATCCTGGCCTACCTGTCAGGCAAGATGCGTAGACACTACATTCGGGTTCTCTTGGGCGACCGCGTGCGGGTCGAGCTTTCACCGTACGATCTTACGCGCGGGCGAATCACATTCCGCTTTAAAACCCCCAGCCGGACGAGCTAAGTCCTTAGCATGCAGCACGACAGGCCTTAACTTGTCTGTTGTGCGTTCGATCTTGTATCCTAGCATTCCAACGGTAACGTGTAACGTTCTTGCCGGCAGCCTCTAATCCCGTACAGGCGCGATGCTGGTATCTATCTTGGGTTGTCTGATTCAGTAACGTAGCAAAGGCCAGAGGAGGTTAAGGGTGACCACGACAATTCAAGCTGAGATCGCCCGTCTTGAACAAGAACTGGCCGAAGCTAAGGAGAAGCTCGCAGCCGTCGAGGAGTGGCTGACCGAGCGCCCTGACTTCGGCTTGGGTCAGGGCGGGGCCATGCTCTACGAATGGGAGATGAACCTGGCGGAGCGTGAGCGCTTACAGGAGAAGATCGCCTCGATTCAGGAGGCCCTCGAAAAGGCGCGCAAGGGGCTGTATGGCATCTGTGAAGTATGTGGTCAGCCCATTCATCCTGAGCGTCTGGCCATCCTGCCTGATACCAAGCTCTGCGTGAAATGCGCGGCTTCGAAGCGTTAATGGCCGATATTTCCCACCGATGGGAAATTGGGGTTTGGCGGGTGGCATTGTCGCCCGCCAAACCCTTTCTCCTGGCGTTAGGGTTCAAGGGCAGATGGTCAAAGTACAGCCTCTGTGATGAACTCCAGCTCAGGGCTGAGGTCAAAGTCTTCGAGCCGGATCTCGTAATCTGTCTCATCAAAGCTATCAGCTCTGATGCCGCGTCGGCACAACGAACGATAAGGGCAGTAACGGCACCGTCGCCTATCATCGGTCAGGGTGAAGTGATCTTCTGCTAGCCCCGCGATTTCGTGAATCAGCCCCGTTAAGTAATCGCCGTCTCGCCGGTGCTGGGTTGAGCTGTAGGCGAAGCGTTCAGGCGCTTGCGGAAACTCGGCAAACCAGTAGATCATCTCCACTTGTTCCGGCTGAACGGGCTGCCCTCCGTTCAAGTGGAAGCCGGCCAGGACCAGTAAATATGGATATACCTGAGTCTGCAGCCGCCTCGCTAGCCACTCACGAGGAGGCCGCCGGCGATATGTCTTCCAGTCTACGATCACCATCCGCTCGCCTGGCTCCACAGCGATCAGATCATACTTAGCGACCAAGCGGTGGCTGTAGATCGGGGCGGAAAGGATGACTTCGGGATAGCGTAGGTCCGGTAGGTCCGCTGGCGCGCCTGTCAGGTAGTGATGCCACCAACGGCCCAATTCAGCATCCGCCGCCATGCTCGAGAGCTGCGCCGACGGAAAGTTAAGCAGATGTTGGTGGATTAGCCGGTGGAAAGCCTCTCCCTGTCGTAGACATCGCTCATATTCAAGCGCTGGCTCAGCTTCGACCGCGGGCCAAGCTAGGTGATGCAAGTAACGCAACTGGAAACGCCGTCGGCATTCCACGTAGTCTTGGAGGCTGGCTTGGCTGAACTGGAAACCATCAGGCAATGCCATCGGTTCGCCCCTCCCACCATTTCCAGAGGGCGGTCAATGGGACGGCTGCCGATTGCGGGCGTTCCGGTCGGCCTGTGTTCCAAGTGATGAGGAGCTCTTTTCGGGCCCGTGTAATCCCCACGTATAACAAACGCAACCGTTCGGCCACATAGCCGAGTCTTGCTTCCTGAGTGGCCTTCCCTTCGACATACATCTCTTCGCCTCTTTCATTGGCCTGTTCCAGCGCTCGCAATTGAGCCAGGGCCTCAGCCTCTAGGTTCAATCCATCGCGTACAAACCACTTTTCCGCGATGAATTGGTCCCCAGGCAAGCCTGAAGGGAAATCGTAGCTGTTGACCGAAAGTAGGTAGACTCGGTCGAACTCTAACCCCTTCGCTTTATGGATGGTGGCGACTACCACCTTGCCCTTGTGCCGCTCTGGGTCAAACCCGATGTCGTCCTCACTCAGGCCCAGAAAGCGGCGATCGTTCTCAGCGATCATCTTCAGCTCTTGGGCTAACTCCGGGAGGCGCCACGCAGGATTGGCCTCGCTGGCCTGACGCATCGCCGATGCCAGCCTGTAAGCGATGGCCAGATCGGATGGCTCGTGGAATAAGTCCTGAGCCAGGGTCAGGATCAGCTGATCCACCGGCAACGCGGTGGCTTTCTGCCAGCGCCTCACCCGCTCACGGAATTCGATCAACCGCTGGCGTATAGTTGTCTCTTCTGTGCAGAGCTTCAGATCGTCCAGCCAATCATGCCCAGCTCGCGGCCACAGGTAATCTTCGACCCTGGAGCAGCGGCTAAGCCATCTAGCGATCCGTTCTGCATCCGAGCTCGTTTGGTCGTTCCCTCCACATAGTTGCCAGGCCCGATAGGCTTTCTCCAGCCCGCTCGGCGAGATCGGATCGGCCAAATAGCTCACGATGTCGCCCAGGATCCCAGCCGCCTCACGCGTGGCCTGAGAGCTGCGGAGCAACTCTACGTATTTCAGATTGTGGCGTTTCAACTCGTCCACCACCTCAAAACCGCGCTCGTTACGTGGCACCAACACGGCCACCGTCGCCTCTGGATGCTGGGGAAGCCAGCGGGCGAGTGATTTGACCACGTGTTGGATCTCCTCATCCCGGTTATACCCTCGGCGACTGATCCAGATGCGGCCGGCCGAATCCGGCGGGTTGGGCTGTGGGTCATCAGGCGGAGCTGGCTCGATCAGCGGGGGTAACAGAGCGTCGCGAACGGCCTCTAAAGGATGTGTCTCCTGCGTCCAGGAGATCAAGCGGTTCGCCAGGTGGATGATGCTTCGGGTGGAACGCCCAGAATTGGGAAGCTGGCAGGCCTTCACACCTGGCTCGCGTAGGAAATCTCGTAAAAACCTGGGATTGGCCGTGGTGAAGGTCTCATAGATAGCCTGGTTAGGGTCGCCGACGCGCACCCAGTTGCCATGAGGACTGGCCAGCAGCCGGAGGATCTTCTCTTGTAAGCGGCTGCTGTCCTGCGCCTCGTCCTCCAAGATAAACGGCCAGCGACGCCGCAGCCGTTCTAGATAGGCGCGATCGGTTTCCAGTGCCTGCAGCGCCAGGCGGATCAAGTCGTCGAAGTCTACGGCACCGCGATGGTTGAGTGCGCGCTGATATTCAGCATAGATAGCCCATCCCATTTCGGCCAGCGGCAGGGGCATCGGAAATGCATCTAGGCGGGCGCGCACTTCTGCTGGGGTGAGTTGGAGGTCCTTGGCTTGTCGGATGAAGCTGCTTGCGACCTCGCGCATCAGCTCTGGCCAATCCTTGTTGCGCACTCTCTCGCGACTGCGCCCTTCCAAGTCGGGGGACAGGAAGCTATCGGCTATGTGCGGATGATCACGCACCCAGGTGTCTACGGCATCCTGCAGAATCTGCCCTGCAAGATGCTCATCCACGATCTGAAAATCATCCGCCAGCCCGACCAGGGCAGGGCGCTCCCGTATGATGTCGTGAGCCAAGCCATGCAAGGTGCGCACACGGTAGCCGAAGTAAGGCAACAGCCCACGCTGTTGGAGGAAGCTGGCCACTCGCTGGGCAAAGCTGTTCACGGCGGAGTTAACTAGGGTGACGATCAACACCTCCTGATCTTCTTCAAGCACGCCGCTGGCGATCAACTGAGCAGCCAGATAACTCAGCGTGTGGGTTTTGCCGCTGCCGGGCACGGCAGCGACTCCCATCCAGCCGCCGGTATATGCCAGCACTTCCTGCTGTTGATGACGGGGCTTAAACATTGGCTGCCTCCACACCTGCCGGTATGTGTCGCAGCATGCGGTCTATGGCCTGTAGGAGCGGCCCCTTGGATTCGAAGCCTTGCTCATCCAGTCGGCTCAACCCCAGGTAGACCTTGCGCCGGCAACGCCGGATCAGGCCCAAAACCAGGCAGCACAGCGCGTCCTGCCTGGCCTCGAACTCATCAGCATCGGTCCATACTCGGTGCATAGGCCAATGGCGGCTGAGCACATATGGATGAGTGAGTGGCTGGTAGAGTCGCTCCCACCATCCTCCGCTGCCGATGTCAAGCCAAAACTGGTAATCTACCGGTCGGTTGCTCATTAGAAAGGTGTAGGCTGGCAATAACCACACCGCGTCCTGAGGTAGGGCCTGCCAGGCGCGCACGTATTGGGCGGCGAGCACGCCGCTCTGCACCATCTGGACGTACTCGCGCCCCACTTGATCCGATTTCATGGCATTTGCCGTTGCCCAGCGAAACTTTCGGGCCGACTCGATCAGGTTGGCGGCGGGACGTCATCGAAATATCCCTGATCCAGCAATGGGTTGACTAAGCGGGCCATGAAATACTGGGCCGTCTCCAAAGTCAGGAAGGTGGGCGGCAGCCTGGGCTGGCCAAAGCCGGCCTTTTCGGCGATGAGTGGCCAGAAGAGATCCACCATGCGCTGTGCTAGGCCGCCAACGGTGAGGATGGTCGGCTGGCCCCCAGCTATCAGATTGGGATAGCGCAGGAGCTCCTGATAAGGCATAGCCAGGGCGCGCTGGGGCACCAGGATCAGAACAGACTCGGCTGGCACGCCCATCGCAAGCAGGTGCCATAGGCGTGCCACACCTGCAGTCGTCTTGCCAGTGCCGGCAATTCCTTCGAGAAAGACCTTACTCTCCAGGGGAAGCTCGGCCAGGGCGGTCTGCTCGTCGCTCAAGGCGAAGCGGGCTACCCGGCTAACTGTTTCACTGGGATGCAAAACGGATTGGGTCATATTGCTACTGGTTGGCCCGTGCGAGCGGACTGAAGCAGCGCATCGATCGAGCGCATGTTGGCGATGGCGTCCGCCGGCGTGACCGGCAACGGCTCACCCTGCAGCACTGCTCGCCCGAACGCCTCGATCATCAACTGATACTCGTCAGCCGGGCCGAACTCCAGCGTCTCTATCTGGCCGTCGCGCTGAATGTGAATCTGCGTCTTGCCCAACCCGTGCAGAAAGGATACCGGCACGTCAATCCGGCCCCTCTCGCCGATAAGGGTCATAGTCTGGCCACCTGAGGCTCGAAATGAGCACTCGAAGATGAGATGTTGATCTCTCGGAAAGCGCAAGATGCCGGTTAACGTCTCGTCCACACCGGTGCCGGTGAACACCGCCGATGCCATCGCTCGCAGGGGTTCACTTCCCAATAGCAGACGGGTGAGGCTGATCGGATAGCATCCTACGTCCATCAGCGCGCCCCCGCCCATCTCAGGAAACCAGCGTATATTGTCCGAATACGGCATGAAGAAGCTGAAGCCGCCGCGCACCACTTGGATGGGACCCACAATGCCGTCATCCACTAGTCGCTTCAGATGTGCCGTTTGCGGGTGGAAGCGATACATGAACGCCTCCAGCAAAACCACGCCAGCCTCGGCGCAGACTGACACCATTTGCTCGGCTTCCTGAGCATTGAGAGCGAACGGTTTTTCGCACAACACGTGCTTGCCCGCGCGGGCGGCCTTAATGGTCCACTCGGCGTGCAGGTGGTTGGGCAGGGGAATGTAGACGGCATCTACATCGGGGTCAGCCAGCAGCTCGTCGTAAGAGCCGTAGGCGTGGGGGATGTTCAGATCAGCGGCCCACTGCCTGGCCTTCGCCAACGAGCGCGAGGCGATGGCATATGGCTCGGCGTTGGCGGCGGCATGAAACCCACGGATCAGGTCCCTTCGTACGATATTGGCGCATCCCACAATTCCGAAGCGCAGTTTCTTCGCCGGCATGGTTTCCTCCACCCATTGTCTTTCGTCTACCGTCCACCTTCCCGCATCCAGACCGTCATTGCGCAGGGGCCACGGTTGTTCCAGGCATAGTAGGGGATAGCGGTCAGCGTGACCGAGCGCACAGCCGGCCGCGTAGCACTCCACGGGTGGTATAGCGGTCCTTCCGGCTCAACGGGGACGGCTCCAGCCGCGATCAAGACGGTAACGCCGCCCAGCAGGTCCGGCCGATGGTGCGCCGCGATCTCGCCCTGAGGATCCAGCAAGGCGTCCAGCACAGAGAGGCCAGGGTTATCGTGCGCTTCCAGGCAGTACACAATGGGACCACGCTGGAGGGCCACGCTGCAGCGGTTTTCGGCCGCCCTTGGGTGGCTGACCATCACCGTGGGCGACATCTCCAGTGAGAGCCGCACGCGATCGGCCGGTTGCCAGACGCGTCGCAAAGCTAGATAGCGGCCTGGCGTTGCAGTGACATCAGCAGATTGGCCGTTGACCGTCACCGAGGCACGATTGGCCCAGGCGGGCACACGCAGATGCAAGGTGAACTCGATAGGCCGCGCAGGCGTGACCGTCAATTCCACATCCCCATCCCACGGATAGCGCGTAGTCTGCGAAAGCCGCAACCCTGTGCCGTCGGCCAGTCGCCAATCCAGATCGTTGTTGTCATACAGGTGCACCCATACACCATCCTCGCTGATGCTATAGAAATAGCCGGGCAGCGAAGCCAGCAGACGCTGCACGTTAGGGGGACAACAGGTGCAATCATACCACGGTTGGCGCTCGTACAGCCCGCGCCGTGCCCAGGGGTACCAGGGATCTCCCTCACCTTGGCCGTCGTAGCTCAAAGGATTCACATAAAAATAGCGGGACCCATCCAGGGAGACGCCGGCGAGGAAGCCGTTGTACAGGGTGCGCTCTAGCAGATCGGCGAAGCGAGCCTCCCCGTTCAGCGTCAGCATTCGCCAGTTCCACATGATGCTGGCGATGGCGGCGCAAGTCTCAGCGTACGCGCGCGCGTTAGGAAGCTCGTAGTCCTTGCCCAAGGATTCGCCGACGTAGCGGCCGCCGGCGCCGCCCGTGATATACACCTTGGCTTGGGTGAAATTTTGCCATTGCCGTTCCAGCGAAGCGAGATAAGCGGGATCACCCATCTCCGCGTAACAGTCGGCGCCGCCGCAGCAGAAATACAGCGCCCGCACTGCGTGGCCCTCGATCTTCTGAAACTCGGACAGCCGTTGGTTATCCAGCAAAAGGCGCGCCAACTCTAGATAGCGCGCCTGCCCGGTTTCCCGATACAGCTCAATCAGGGCCATCTCCACCTCTGGGTGATGATCAAAGGCTCCTGGCAGATTAGGAATCACCTGGCACAGATGATCAGCGAAGCGCAAGGCACAGTCAAGGAGTTTGGTGGAACCGGTGGCGCGATGGTGCGCGACCGCCGCCTGAAACAGATGGCCGGCGCAATACAGCTCGTGATCCGTCTCCAAGCGAGTGTAGCGCTGATGGTAGCGATCATCCACATAGTAGGTGTTGAGATACCCATCTTCACGTTGGGCGGGCAGGATGGCGTCAATTGCCTCGTCTAGTAATTGTTGGATTTCAGGGGCCTGCTGTGATTGAAGGACGAAGGAGGCCGCTTCCATCCACTTATAGATATCGCTATCGGTAAAGACCAGGCCTCGGCGGGGGACATTTTTGGCGCCGTAGATGCGGCGGAAGTTGTCTATCACGCCGTGCTCCTCCAGCAAACGATACATGGTGGGAAGGCTGGTGTGCACGTTAGCCTCCAGCCGAGGGCGCCAGAACCCCTCACGCAAGCGGACGGCTCGAATGGGCACAGCTTTTAATCGAACATACGGAGATGCAGCCGTATGCGTAACACCGCGCTCATGAGGAGAAAGGGTGGCAACCATGCTCTCTAACCTCCAAGGTGAGATTTATGCGGCATGTGGTGTTGTGGATTATAGCATAGGCTGACCATATGTGAACTCGACCCTTGCCACTGGGTTTCTCGCCACGGTTGACAAGTTACAACATGTGTGGCATAATTTTCGCAGCTTGATAGCCTGAACGACGATGAACCGGAAGAGTAGCTGCCGCAACGGGCTTCAGAGAGCCAGGGCAAGGTGCGAGCCTGGTAGCTACGTCGGCAGTGAATGGGCCGGGGAGTTGGGGACCCAAAGGGCAACCAAGTAGGCTCCTCCGGAGACTCCACCGTTATCTGGGAGCTGGGTATCGGGCAGCTTCCAAGGGGGAGGTTGGCCCTGTACCTGTAGAGTGAGGCTGGCGATGGGATTTCATCATGCTTCACGATCAGGTTTTTATCTCGATCGCCGGCCTAAGCAGGGTGGCACCGCGGGGAATGTTCATTTATCCTCGTCCCTGAGTGAAGGGACGAGGATTTTTTTATAGGATAGTCTCTCGGCAAGGGGAAAAGGGGATGTATCATCCAACACTGGACGAGTTCAAGCGGCTGGCTGAGCATGGAAACCTAGTGCCGGTATACCAAGAACTGCCGGCCGATCTGGAGACCCCTGTCTCCGTCTACATCAAGCTGCGCAACGGCGGGCCCTCTTTCCTACTGGAGTCGGTAGAGAAAGGCGAACAATTGGGACGCTACTCGTTTATTGGCGTGCAGCCGCCGCTGATGATGCTGAGCAAACGAGACCGGGTATGGCTGACCTCCGGCGCCGGGGCGATCCTGGAGGAAAAGCTCGGCACCGACCCATTCACCGAACTGCAGAGGCTCCTGGAGCGCCGTTGCCCAGTAGGGGCGAGGCAACACTTCGCCCTGCCCCGCTTCACCGGCGGCGCGGTCGGTTATTGGGGCTATGATACCGTGCGCTTCATCGAACGACTGCCGGAGACCGCTGTGGACGACCGGCCAGATCTGCCTGACGCGGCCTTCTTGCTGGCCGACAATCTGGTGGTCTTCGATCACGTGCGCCATCGGCTGCTGGTGATCGCCAATGCCCGCCTGGAGGGAGACCTGACCGCGGCTTATGCCGAGGCGGTGGCCCGCATTGAAAGCGTGGTGAGCCAGTTACGCCAGCCGTTGCAGATCGCGCCTCCACCGAAAGTGAGCTCTGACGCCCGGTGGGAATCTAACGTGACTCAGGCGGAATACGAGGCAATGGTGCGGCGGGCCAAGGAATACATCGCCGCCGGCGACATCTTCCAGGTAGTGCTCAGCCAGCGCTTGCGCCGTCGCACCCAGGCAGATCCGTTGACCATCTATCGGGCGCTTCGCATGCTGAACCCATCACCCTACATGTTCTTGCTGGAGATGCCAGGGGATGTGCGGTTGATCGGGTCGTCGCCGGAGATGCACGTGCGGCTAGAGGGGCGGATCGCGACGCTCCATCCCATCGCCGGCACACGCTGGCGAGGTGCTACGCCGGAAGAGGACGCCCGCCTGGCCGAGGAGCTGCTCGCTGATCCCAAAGAGCGGGCGGAACATGTGATGCTAGTGGACTTGGGACGCAACGACCTAGGTCGTGTGTGTGAGTATGGCACGGTAAGGGTTCCCACCATGATGGCTATCGAGCGATACTCTCACGTCATGCACATCGTCTCAGACGTGCAGGGGGTGATACGGCCAGGGATGAACGCGTTCGACCTGCTCAAGGCCACATTCCCGGCCGGCACGGTCTCCGGCGCGCCCAAGGTGCGGGCGATGGAGATCATCGAGGAACTGGAGGGGATCCGCCGTGGGCCGTACGCTGGGGCTGTAGGGTACGTAGACTATGACGGCACCATGGATACCTGCATCGCTATCCGCACCATCGTCATGCGAGGGGACTTATGCGACATCCAGGCTGGCGGCGGCATTGTCGCCGACAGTGACCCGACCTACGAGTTCAATGAGTCGATGAACAAAGCCCGCGCCCTGGCCCTCGCCGTGGAGCAGGCGGAGCGCGGGCTGGTGTGAGACGGGATTTATCATGTGTCGCGGTGTAGGTAAGTTTAAGGAGGGACGGCTATGGAACGGAAACGGGTGCTAACTGGCGATCGGCCTACGGGCAAGATGCACCTGGGCCATTACGTGGGCAGCCTGGCTAATCGAGTGCGCCTACAAGATCAGTACGAATGCTTCTTCCTCATCGCCGACTTGCACATGCTCACAACCCGCCCGGAAAAGGCGCATATCGAGGAGATCGCCGACAACGCGCGCGAGATGGTGCTGGACTACCTGGCT encodes:
- the trpE gene encoding anthranilate synthase component I — translated: MYHPTLDEFKRLAEHGNLVPVYQELPADLETPVSVYIKLRNGGPSFLLESVEKGEQLGRYSFIGVQPPLMMLSKRDRVWLTSGAGAILEEKLGTDPFTELQRLLERRCPVGARQHFALPRFTGGAVGYWGYDTVRFIERLPETAVDDRPDLPDAAFLLADNLVVFDHVRHRLLVIANARLEGDLTAAYAEAVARIESVVSQLRQPLQIAPPPKVSSDARWESNVTQAEYEAMVRRAKEYIAAGDIFQVVLSQRLRRRTQADPLTIYRALRMLNPSPYMFLLEMPGDVRLIGSSPEMHVRLEGRIATLHPIAGTRWRGATPEEDARLAEELLADPKERAEHVMLVDLGRNDLGRVCEYGTVRVPTMMAIERYSHVMHIVSDVQGVIRPGMNAFDLLKATFPAGTVSGAPKVRAMEIIEELEGIRRGPYAGAVGYVDYDGTMDTCIAIRTIVMRGDLCDIQAGGGIVADSDPTYEFNESMNKARALALAVEQAERGLV